Proteins from one Lachnospiraceae bacterium KGMB03038 genomic window:
- a CDS encoding YicC family protein: MIKSMTGFGRCEVSEGDRKFTVEMKGVNHRYLDVNIRMPKKLNFFETSIRSLLKKRIQRGKVDLFITYEDLSEGQVSLKYNQGLAEEYLAYFRKMEEQFGLENDIRVSTISKCPEVLTMEEQALDEEELWNGLEKALNGAVDHFIETRALEGENLKKDILEKLDGMLELVGYIEERSPKIISEYREKLEAKVQELLEDTQIEESRIAAEVVIFADKICTDEELVRLRSHIVHMKETLEASESGIGRKLDFIAQEMNREANTILSKANDLEVSNVGIDLKTEIEKVREQIQNIE, translated from the coding sequence ATGATAAAAAGCATGACAGGGTTCGGGCGCTGTGAAGTGTCTGAAGGAGATCGGAAATTTACAGTTGAAATGAAGGGAGTCAACCACCGGTACCTGGATGTGAATATCCGGATGCCCAAGAAACTGAATTTTTTCGAGACTTCGATCCGGAGCCTGCTGAAGAAAAGGATTCAACGGGGGAAAGTTGATCTTTTTATCACTTATGAAGACCTGTCGGAAGGACAGGTGTCTCTGAAATACAATCAAGGGCTGGCGGAAGAGTATCTGGCCTATTTTCGTAAAATGGAAGAACAATTTGGCCTGGAAAATGATATCCGGGTATCCACCATTTCCAAATGTCCGGAGGTGCTGACGATGGAAGAACAGGCCCTGGATGAGGAAGAACTCTGGAACGGGCTGGAGAAAGCGTTAAACGGCGCGGTCGATCACTTTATCGAGACCCGTGCGCTGGAGGGGGAGAATCTGAAAAAGGATATCCTGGAAAAGCTGGACGGAATGTTGGAGCTGGTAGGCTACATTGAAGAACGGTCGCCTAAGATCATCAGTGAATATCGTGAAAAGCTGGAAGCCAAAGTCCAGGAGCTTCTTGAGGATACCCAGATCGAGGAGAGCCGGATCGCCGCCGAGGTAGTGATCTTCGCGGATAAGATCTGTACAGACGAAGAACTGGTGCGGCTGAGAAGCCATATCGTACATATGAAGGAAACTTTGGAAGCTTCTGAGAGTGGGATTGGGAGAAAGCTGGACTTTATCGCTCAGGAAATGAACCGGGAGGCCAATACGATCCTTTCCAAAGCCAATGATCTGGAAGTTTCCAACGTGGGGATCGATCTGAAAACAGAGATCGAAAAAGTGCGGGAACAGATCCAGAATATTGAATAG
- a CDS encoding DNA-directed RNA polymerase subunit omega has translation MLHPSYTDLMKVVNKDVEEGETKVVNSRYSIVMATAKRAREIIDGAEPLVRTKEGEKPLSIAIDELNQGKVKIVGEEEE, from the coding sequence ATGCTGCATCCATCTTACACAGATTTAATGAAGGTTGTAAACAAAGACGTAGAAGAGGGCGAGACCAAGGTGGTCAACAGCCGTTATTCAATTGTTATGGCCACAGCAAAGCGGGCCAGAGAGATCATTGACGGAGCGGAACCGCTGGTACGCACTAAAGAAGGGGAAAAGCCGCTTTCGATCGCCATTGATGAACTGAACCAGGGAAAGGTTAAGATCGTTGGAGAAGAAGAGGAATAA
- a CDS encoding guanylate kinase, protein MDKKGILTVVSGFSGAGKGTIMKELIKQYDNYALSISATTRAPRPGEEEGREYFFRTVEEFEKMIAKEELIEYAKYVDNYYGTPRAYVEEQLQAGKDVILEIEIQGALKVKKKFPETLLLFVTPPSAEELKNRLVKRGTETMDVIESRMRRAREEAEGMDQYDYLVVNDVLEDCVEEVHQIIQGEHRKSFRNIDFIEKMRKELKGE, encoded by the coding sequence GTGGATAAAAAAGGAATTTTAACGGTGGTGTCCGGATTCTCCGGCGCGGGAAAAGGGACGATCATGAAAGAACTGATAAAGCAGTATGATAATTACGCGCTTTCCATTTCTGCCACTACAAGAGCGCCCCGGCCGGGAGAAGAAGAGGGAAGAGAATATTTCTTCCGAACCGTGGAAGAATTTGAAAAAATGATTGCGAAAGAAGAATTGATAGAGTATGCTAAATATGTGGATAATTATTACGGAACGCCGCGGGCATACGTAGAAGAACAGCTTCAGGCCGGAAAAGATGTGATTCTGGAGATTGAGATCCAGGGAGCCTTGAAGGTTAAGAAAAAGTTTCCGGAAACCCTTCTGCTGTTTGTGACTCCGCCATCGGCGGAAGAGTTGAAGAACCGGCTGGTGAAGAGGGGGACGGAGACCATGGATGTGATCGAGTCCCGGATGAGAAGAGCCAGGGAAGAGGCGGAAGGAATGGATCAGTATGACTATCTGGTCGTCAACGATGTGCTTGAGGACTGTGTGGAAGAAGTCCATCAGATCATTCAGGGAGAACACCGGAAAAGTTTCCGTAATATAGACTTTATAGAGAAGATGAGGAAGGAATTGAAAGGAGAATAA